The Rhea pennata isolate bPtePen1 chromosome Z, bPtePen1.pri, whole genome shotgun sequence genome includes a region encoding these proteins:
- the TMEM271 gene encoding transmembrane protein 271 gives MKWSVRGACAALSSCLLLACALSAAAVGLKCFSLGSELKGEPFRLGTAAGAFYSGLLLAAGLSLLAAALLCCRPPDEAPAAAAAGSGGGGGGDGEAAAAAPSGPGEKAPPGGRQNFLLLGVLVFMLGVLSAFAGAVIDGDTVSLVERKYSHYCLLQPGGAARPRSGSAGPDGSVAALRCQKLRDYQRGLVLSTVFNALECLLGLLNLLLVKNYKASQQRGRRRRRRRAAAAAAAPAGGRRRRRRGGGPGGRRAPRHSQGSLFSGGEPELVPGDCPFQAVSYINVGVFHVFDEAGVEVHCGGHPSVELPGYSPMDPELNASYPYCYPLPSEQPPAYEEIYPAEPGARGT, from the coding sequence atGAAGTGGAGCGTGCGGGGAGCCTGCGCCGCGCTCtccagctgcctcctgctcGCCTGCGccctcagcgccgccgccgTGGGCCTCAAGTGCTTCTCGCTGGGCTCGGAGCTCAAGGGAGAGCCCTTCCGCCTGGGCACCGCCGCCGGCGCCTTCTACTCGGGGCTGCTGCTCGCCGCCGGCCTCTCGCTGCTCGCCGCCGCGCTGCtctgctgccgcccgcccgacgaggcgcccgcggcggcggcggcgggcagcggcggcggcggcggcggcgacggggaggcggcagcggccgcACCGTCGGGGCCGGGGGAGAAGGCGCCGCCCGGGGGGCGGCAGAACTTCCTGctgctgggggtgctggtgtTCATGCTGGGCGTGCTGAGCGCCTTCGCCGGCGCCGTCATCGACGGCGACACCGTGTCGCTGGTGGAGAGGAAGTACTCGCACtactgcctgctgcagcccggcggcgcggcccgcccgcgGAGCGGCTCTGCCGGCCCCGACGGCTCCGTGGCGGCGCTCCGCTGCCAGAAGCTGCGGGACTACCAGCGCGGCTTGGTGCTCTCCACCGTCTTCAACGCGCTGGAGTGCCTCCTAGGGCTGCTCAACCTGCTCCTCGTCAAGAACTACAAGGCGTCGCagcagcgcgggcggcggcggcggcggcggcgggcggcggcggcggcggcggccccggcgggcggacggcggcggcggcgtcgcggcggcggccccggcgggcggcgggcgccgcggcacAGCCAGGGCTCGCTCTTCTCCGGCGGCGAGCCCGAGCTGGTCCCGGGCGACTGCCCCTTCCAGGCCGTCTCCTACATCAACGTGGGCGTCTTCCACGTCTTCGACGAGGCCGGCGTGGAGGTGCACTGCGGCGGCCACCCCTCCGTCGAGCTGCCCGGCTACTCGCCCATGGACCCCGAGCTCAACGCCTCCTACCCGTACTGCTACCCGCTGCCCAGCGAGCAGCCCCCCGCCTATGAGGAGATCTAccccgcggagcccggcgcccgcggcacCTAG